The following are from one region of the Coccinella septempunctata chromosome 7, icCocSept1.1, whole genome shotgun sequence genome:
- the LOC123317998 gene encoding ubiquitin carboxyl-terminal hydrolase 10-like, whose protein sequence is MQFLDITGLEVDEIRHINSCLSDTPQRISLPWTLKKKSPQKKLHRKPNAAVECKKPSDVDEETLISYDNAISVDTPTSKTDHFIPTQVSTTADKETVPSNEIAEELRNSPSAPISNLIESNTEVMPVKVENIVATSSNKTEEMKNKPVKVQTCDVKKNGVKSDVNEPVNVWAKKSWTSLFKKEEPTTNGELVTERSDEKVKSLDTVEKSRTIDPATHRLAEFLSNFEIDGKSANLQPRGLINRSNYCYINSILQALLACPPLCNLLIGLSKNLTENGHGLPPIIKNMCKFINNFEKLPDSYLNRISKRNKKKQGSFDFSCGDSIEASSIYTILNDTRSDSFLVEGRQEDAEEFLGLLLNGLKDEMMNIIESCKTENKIEMNHDSEDWKQMGPKNKRNITRKVQFDKTPISDIFGGLLCSKIHKTGDESTENIQPFLTLQLNIRTAKTITEALEQLTIKNQLEGITSAKTNQKVEAWQQVLIEKLPAVLVLHLQCFRYNGNGCTKIMKKVEFPIDLQVDSKILSGKPSSSSEKQYKLFAVVYHEGKEASKGHYVADAFHSGHHTWLRFDDAKVRSVSVESVLKPHGDRVPYLLFYKRGDIV, encoded by the exons atgcagtTTTTAGATATAACAGGGTTGGAAGTGGACGAGATTCGTCACATAAATTCTTGTCTGTCCGATACCCCTCAAAGAATCTCCTTGCCTTGGACTCTCAAGAAGAAATCTCCCCAAA aaaaattacacAGAAAACCAAATGCAGCAGTCGAATGTAAGAAGCCATCAGACGTTGATGAAGAAACACTGATCTCATACGACAATGCTATATCTGTTGATACACCCACTTCTAAGACGGATCATTTCATTCCCACACAAGTTTCTACAACGGCTGACAAAGAAACAGTTCCCTCCAATGAAATTGCGGAAGAACTTCGCAATTCACCGAGTGCCCCAATATCGAACCTGATCGAAAGTAATACCGAAGTGATGCCtgttaaagttgaaaatattgtggCAACATCCTCGAACAAGActgaagaaatgaagaataagcCTGTGAAGGTCCAGACGtgtgatgtgaaaaaaaatggagtCAAATCAGATGTTAATGAACCTGTAAACGTATGGGCGAAGAAATCATGGACGAGTCTCTTCAAGAAAGAGGAACCCACGACAAATGGAGAGTTAGTGACTGAACGCAGTGATGAGAAAGTTAAATCGTTGGacactgttgaaaaaagcaGAACTATTGATCCAGCCACTCACAGACTAGCAG aatttctATCGAACTTCGAAATTGATGGAAAAAGTGCTAATCTACAACCAAGAGGCTTAATCAATAGGAGCAATTATTGCTACATCAATTCGATTTTACAAGCTTTGCTGGCCTGCCCACCTTTATGCAATCTGCTGATAGGACTTTCGAAGAATTTGACGGAGAATGGACACGGCCTACCACCCATCATAAAGAACAT GTGCAAATTCATCAATAATTTCGAGAAGCTGCCCGATTCCTACCTAAACCGTATATCGAAaaggaacaagaagaaacagggGAGTTTCGACTTCTCCTGCGGCGACTCGATCGAAGCCTCTTCAATCTACACCATCCTGAATGATACCAGAAGCGACTCGTTTCTTGTCGAGGGACGTCAAGAGGACGCTGAGGAATTTTTGGGTCTACTGCTGAACGGACTGAAGGACGAAATGATGAAT ATAATCGAATCCTGCAAAACTGAGaacaaaatagaaatgaatCACGACTCCGAAGACTGGAAACAAATGGGACCAAAGAACAAGCGTAACATCACGAGAAAGGTTCAATTCGACAAAACTCCAATCAGCGACATATTCGGCGGACTCTTGTGCTCAAAGATCCACAAAACGGGAGATGAATCCACAGAAAACATACAGCCGTTCCTGACTCTTCAGCTGAACATCAGGACGGCCAAAACCATCACGGAAGCCCTGGAACAGCTGACGATAAAGAATCAACTTGAAGGAATAACTTCGGCCAAGACGAATCAAAAGGTGGAAGCGTGGCAGCAGGTGCTGATCGAGAAACTGCCGGCTGTTCTTGTCCTCCATCTGCAATGTTTCCGTTACAATGGGAACGGTTGCACGAAGATTATGAAGAAGGTGGAGTTCCCCATCGACCTCCAGGTTGATTCCAAGATCCTGTCGGGAAAACCTAGTAGTTCTTCAGAGAAACAGTACAAGCTTTTCGCTGTCGTTTACCATGAAGGTAAAGAGGCCAGCAAGGGACACTATGTGGCGGACGCGTTCCATTCTGGACATCATACTTGGTTGAGGTTTGACGATGCAAAAGTGAGGTCAGTGTCAGTGGAAAGTGTTTTGAAACCGCATGGAGACAGAGTtccttatcttttattttataaaagagGTGATATAGTTTAA
- the LOC123317789 gene encoding ubiquitin carboxyl-terminal hydrolase 10-like, with amino-acid sequence MQQSNTDHFIPTQVSTTADKETVPSNEIAEELRNSPSAPISNLIESNTEVMPVEVENIVATSSNKTEEMKNKPVKVQTCDKEEPTTNGELVTERSDEKVKSLDTVEKSRTIDSATHRLAALLACPPLCNLLIGLSKNLTENGHGLPPIIKNMCKFINNFEKLPDSYLNRISKRNKKKQGSFDFSCGDSIEASSIYTILNDTRSDSFLVEGRQEDAEEFLGLLLNGLKDEMMNIIESCKTENKIEMNHDSED; translated from the exons ATGCAGCAGTCGAAT ACGGATCATTTCATTCCCACACAAGTTTCTACAACGGCTGACAAAGAAACAGTTCCCTCCAATGAAATTGCGGAAGAACTTCGCAATTCACCGAGTGCCCCAATATCGAACCTGATCGAAAGTAATACCGAAGTGATGCCTgttgaagttgaaaatattgtggCAACATCCTCGAACAAGActgaagaaatgaagaataagcCTGTGAAGGTCCAGACGtgtgat AAAGAGGAACCCACGACAAATGGAGAGTTAGTGACTGAACGCAGTGATGAGAAAGTTAAATCGTTGGacactgttgaaaaaagcaGAACTATTGATTCAGCCACTCACAGACTAGCAG CTTTGCTGGCCTGCCCACCTTTATGCAATCTGCTGATAGGACTTTCGAAGAATTTGACGGAGAATGGACACGGCCTACCACCCATCATAAAGAACAT GTGCAAATTCATCAATAATTTCGAGAAGCTGCCCGATTCCTACCTAAACCGTATATCGAAaaggaacaagaagaaacagggGAGTTTCGACTTCTCCTGCGGCGACTCGATCGAAGCCTCTTCGATCTACACCATCCTGAATGATACCAGAAGCGACTCGTTTCTTGTCGAGGGACGTCAAGAGGACGCTGAGGAATTTTTGGGTCTACTGCTGAACGGACTGAAGGACGAAATGATGAAT ATAATCGAATCCTGCAAAACTGAGaacaaaatagaaatgaatCACGACTCCGAAGACTGA